GCCACAAGCCACGCAAAAAAGAGAAAGAGGTGAAGTTTTTTCGCCACAAAAAATCCTTTTTGAAAATCTAAAACAAGGCGTAACTATAACAATACCAACTTAACGAATGATAAATAGAAAGCTTTTTTTCGTCTTTTTGGATAATGAAGGTTATTTTTTGCGCTCCTTAGCACCCAGCTCACGCGCAGAAACGATAGCATCAAGGCCGTAACGCGAGCGGATTTGATGCATCGAGGCTTCAATAGACCGGCGTTTTTGGTCTTCACAAAAATCAAGCAACGAAACACTCTGTCCATGGTGCTCTAAAAAATGGCTGACACTTAGGCCTAGAAAATTCACCTTATTTTGCTTACATGTATCGGTTTGATCAAAAAGTGCTAAGGCGCGTTGGCGCAAAAATGCTTCACTAAAAAAACGGTGTTGGGTGCACCGCTGGGTGATTTTTTTTCCGTGTTCGTAGCGAAGAGTTACGGAAAAAGTTGCGGGATGCACACCAGACTTGACCACCAAAAACGCGATGTGACGCACCAGCACCACCACACGACGGTGCAACTCTTCCCGCGATACGATGGGGTCAAAGGTGCGCGAAAGCCCGATGGATTTGCGCTGTTTAGATACCTCAACCACCTCTTTGTCTTCTCCTGCAATCTTTCGCCACAACTGCTTCGCG
The window above is part of the Sulfurospirillum tamanense genome. Proteins encoded here:
- a CDS encoding DNA polymerase Y family protein, with product KTGMSIVEALRFCPALTILPPDHGYYRALSDQLFALLQTLMPTVEQCSIDEFFCDISGMNEAQIPEAFALHVKHTITQTLGLPVSIGISSAKWIANLATNAAKPDGIRYVPRETIAAFIASKPIEHFPGIGKSTQEKLHKHGIQTLGQAYEAKHLFWQWGEGAKQLWRKIAGEDKEVVEVSKQRKSIGLSRTFDPIVSREELHRRVVVLVRHIAFLVVKSGVHPATFSVTLRYEHGKKITQRCTQHRFFSEAFLRQRALALFDQTDTCKQNKVNFLGLSVSHFLEHHGQSVSLLDFCEDQKRRSIEASMHQIRSRYGLDAIVSARELGAKERKK